Proteins from a genomic interval of Lolium perenne isolate Kyuss_39 chromosome 1, Kyuss_2.0, whole genome shotgun sequence:
- the LOC127327674 gene encoding protein FAR1-RELATED SEQUENCE 5, whose product MADMSGDCKEYHEIVIKTFVSEEDGFNFYNSYALEKGFSVRRSYVEWDEANKEIILRKFVCSREGCREEKHMKRKRADMKRRPRNITRVGCKAKLVIARAEETGQWFVKDFIDVHTHKLAPGDIACLLRSHRRISAEQKADIIEMETAGIRKHKIMDVLRMQCGGFDKVGCTTRDIYNFCHQYKQETVADGDAQTVIRHMMAREERDPGFFFRYLVDKDDHLKGLFWCDSQSRLDYKAFGDVVVFDSTYRTNKYNLPFVPFVGLNHHRSTVIFGCGIISHETTEAYEWMLEVFSEAMSQKHPISVITDGDLAMQRAIRVIWSDSNHRLCVWHIQQNIVRHLSDDKVKEEFRSFIYDSSSIAEHESKWLDFLERNKVTSEESWLHQMYQMRKLWCAPYLAGRCFLGLSSNQRSESLNSVLHTHLSSQMTLFKMLEHYERCLSTRRLNETVLNIVSLQSVPYTEPDASSLEVHAAMVFTSSVFKMVRYSLDAVSKCFMSNILDGSDLDGSDLVTFVVAKKDRREKKFEVRSVEKEGSPYRISCSCRKLECVGTPCSHILYVLGTIKAKELPRCCVPTRWTMSARSAYPLPSRNSGMYDYSKSLMRYRELRKLSHAACFRACQSDEAYHRLEMVLKAPDDSMESTSGQNESIRFGPVLPLTEQTVPGDLGKVLDPLCVQGRGAPKKRLQAKMKKPRSKGKCGYCGDEGHNVRTCKKLKEDNKLREEAL is encoded by the exons ATGGCTGATATGAGCGGGGATTGTAAAGAGTACCATGAGATCGTTATCAAGACGTTTGTTAGCGAGGAAGACGGATTCAATTTCTACAACAGTTATGCTCTTGAGAAAGGATTTAGCGTGCGGAGAAGCTACGTTGAGTGGGATGAAGCCAACAAGGAGATAATTTTGAGGAAATTTGTGTGTAGTCGCGAAGGTTGTCGTGAAGAGAAGCACATGAAGAGGAAGAGAGCAGATATGAAGAGGAGGCCACGGAATATCACTCGTGTTGGGTGTAAAGCCAAACTGGTCATCGCAAGAGCCGAGGAAACAGGGCAGTGGTTTGTGAAGGATTTTATCGATGTACACACGCATAAACTGGCCCCAGGGGATATTGCTTGCCTGCTACGTTCACATAGAAGAATCAGCGCCGAGCAGAAAGCGGACATTATAGAGATGGAAACTGCTGGGATCCGCAAACACAAAATCATGGATGTATTGCGCATGCAATGCGGTGGTTTCGATAAGGTTGGATGCACGACAAGGGACATTTATAATTTCTGCCATCAGTACAAGCAGGAAACAGTTGCTGACGGTGATGCTCAAACTGTGATCCGTCACATGATGGCGCGTGAAGAGAGAGATCCAGGTTTTTTCTTCAGATACCTGGTTGATAAAGATGATCATCTGAAGGGACTGTTCTGGTGTGATAGTCAATCCCGGCTTGACTACAAGGCTTTCGGCGATGTTGTTGTTTTCGACAGCACCTACAGGACCAATAAGTACAATCTGCCATTTGTGCCGTTTGTTGGGTTGAATCACCACCGCAGCACTGTTATTTTTGGATGTGGTATTATTTCCCATGAGACGACGGAGGCGTACGAGTGGATGCTGGAGGTCTTCAGTGAAGCCATGTCCCAGAAGCACCCAATATCTGTGATCACCGACGGGGACCTTGCAATGCAGAGAGCAATCAGGGTGATCTGGTCTGACTCGAACCATAGGCTGTGTGTATGGCACATTCAGCAGAACATTGTACGTCATCTTAGTGATGACAAGGTTAAGGAGGAATTCAGATCTTTCATATATGATTCCTCTTCCATTGCCGAGCATGAGAGCAAATGGCTAGATTTCTTGGAAAGGAATAAAGTAACAAGTGAGGAGTCGTGGCTGCATCAGATGTATCAGATGAGGAAGCTGTGGTGTGCCCCATATCTGGCGGGCCGTTGTTTCTTAGGATTGAGCAGTAATCAGCGGAGCGAGAGCTTAAACTCTGTCCTTCATACGCATCTTAGTTCGCAGATGACATTATTTAAAATGCTAGAGCATTATGAGCGTTGTCTTTCGACACGACGCTTGAATGAGACGGTCCTAAACATCGTGTCCTTGCAGTCCGTTCCATATACAGAGCCGGATGCTTCAAGTCTTGAGGTACACGCTGCAATGGTTTTCACATCTAGTGTGTTTAAGATGGTCAGATATAGCTTAGATGCTGTCAGCAAATGTTTTATGAGCAATATACTAGATGGAAGTGACCTAGATGGATCCGACTTGGTTACGTTTGTTGTGgctaagaaagatagaagagagaAGAAGTTTGAAGTGCGCTCTGTGGAGAAAGAAGGCTCTCCGTACAGGATCAGTTGCTCTTGCCGTAAGCTGGAATGCGTAGGCACACCATGCTCCCACATACTGTACGTATTAGGAACAATTAAAGCAAAAGAACTTCCTAGGTGCTGTGTTCCCACCAGGTGGACGATGAGTGCAAGGTCTGCATACCCTCTTCCGAGCAGAAATAGTGGCATGTATGACTATTCGAAAAGCCTGATGAGGTACCGTGAGTTGCGGAAATTGAGTCACGCGGCATGTTTCAGGGCATGTCAGTCGGACGAGGCGTACCATCGTCTTGAGATGGTTCTGAAAGCACCAGACGACAGCATGGAATCAACTAGTGGTCAGAATGAATCTATTAGGTTTGGCCCGGTGCTGCCTCTAACTGAGCAAACTGTTCCTGGGGATTTGGGGAAGGTTCTGGATCCCTTGTGTGTGCAAGGCCGAGGTGCGCCGAAGAAAAGGCTGCAGGCAAAGATGAAGAAGCCAAGATCAAAGGGCAAATGTGGCTATTGCGGGGACGAGGGTCACAATGTTCGTACATGCAAAAAGTTGAAAGAG GACAACAAGCTGCGAGAAGAAGCTTTATGA